One stretch of Bradyrhizobium canariense DNA includes these proteins:
- a CDS encoding PilZ domain-containing protein — protein sequence MLVNRRRSERQQCRKVAKIQFGTSSLPRDCTITDVSNGGLKVVAEYPEIPTEFTIILSTGHTRQCRLAWRIGCEFGAEFID from the coding sequence ATGTTGGTAAATCGGCGCAGGAGCGAACGTCAGCAATGCAGAAAGGTCGCGAAGATTCAATTCGGGACCAGCTCGTTGCCGCGCGACTGCACGATTACGGACGTATCGAACGGCGGCCTCAAGGTGGTTGCCGAATATCCCGAAATTCCCACTGAATTCACCATCATATTGTCGACAGGCCACACCCGCCAGTGTCGGCTGGCCTGGCGGATCGGTTGCGAATTCGGCGCTGAATTCATCGACTAG
- a CDS encoding tetratricopeptide repeat protein — translation MRRQLPEQDRFARRLTATVSSAILVFGLCSCQTAGMEDITGSLGDKTEASHTADPRQEVDIYGERFRANRKDADAALQYGKALRAAGQRAQAVAVLQEASIANPGNKALLAGYGRALADNGDFQEAFDVLSRAHNPDNPDWRILSAQGTVLDQLGRYDEARQYYASALKIAPDEPSVLSNLGLSYLLSKDLPKAEETLRRANGHADADPRVRENLALVVGLQGRIAEAESIVKADRPPEEAAANVTYLRRLLARKDNAHTNVDKVAAAGRPD, via the coding sequence ATGCGCCGACAGTTGCCTGAACAAGATCGCTTCGCGAGACGTCTTACAGCCACGGTATCGTCCGCGATTTTGGTATTCGGGCTATGCAGCTGTCAAACCGCGGGCATGGAAGATATCACTGGGTCATTGGGCGACAAAACCGAAGCAAGTCACACCGCCGACCCCCGGCAGGAAGTAGACATTTACGGCGAGCGCTTTCGCGCCAACCGCAAGGACGCCGATGCGGCGTTACAATATGGGAAGGCGCTGCGAGCCGCGGGGCAGCGGGCGCAGGCGGTCGCGGTGCTCCAGGAGGCGTCGATCGCCAATCCCGGCAACAAGGCGCTTCTTGCGGGCTATGGGCGAGCGCTGGCGGACAATGGCGATTTCCAGGAAGCATTCGACGTCCTCAGCCGCGCCCACAACCCCGATAATCCTGATTGGCGGATCCTGTCGGCGCAAGGAACGGTACTCGATCAACTCGGCCGGTACGACGAAGCACGCCAGTATTATGCGAGCGCGCTGAAGATAGCGCCCGACGAACCATCCGTATTGTCCAATCTCGGCCTTTCGTACCTTCTTTCGAAAGATCTGCCCAAGGCGGAGGAGACCTTGCGCCGCGCCAACGGCCACGCCGATGCGGATCCGCGCGTGCGGGAGAATCTGGCGTTGGTGGTTGGCCTGCAGGGCCGGATCGCCGAGGCCGAGAGCATCGTGAAGGCCGATCGCCCGCCGGAGGAAGCAGCGGCGAATGTCACTTATCTGAGACGGTTACTGGCCCGGAAAGACAACGCGCATACCAACGTGGACAAGGTGGCGGCGGCGGGGCGCCCCGACTGA
- a CDS encoding AAA family ATPase: protein MISHAHQDPKEQPDITPTANDYIAPAPRVSVQAFCETEQTATAVRLAGEDRRLAKAHLSVQMGGMAAAIETYDTVPTPNVIILETEGRSDILAGLDQLATVCDAGTRVVVIGNPNDAAPYRELVRRGVNDYVVGPVDTLDVVRSICSLFSASEAVTAGRIIAVVGAKGGVGASTVAHNVAWAIARDLAMDSVVIDLDLAFGTAGLNYNQDPLQGIANAVFSPDRLDTAVVERLLAKCTDRLSLLASPASLDRVYDFGAEAFDSIFDTLRMTTPCVVLDVPHQWSGWTKRALVGADDILIVAEPDLANLRNTKNMLNMLKGSRPNDRMPLYCLNQVGMPKRPEIDARGFAKTVENQSIASIPFDSRMFGTAANNGQMIAEISANHRTAKMFLQIARRLTGREEAKKPQRSLLSPIMKKLRAK, encoded by the coding sequence ATGATCAGTCACGCCCATCAAGATCCCAAGGAACAGCCGGACATTACGCCGACCGCGAACGATTACATCGCTCCGGCACCTCGCGTGTCGGTGCAGGCCTTTTGCGAGACCGAACAAACCGCAACCGCTGTGCGATTGGCGGGTGAAGACCGCCGTCTCGCCAAGGCCCATCTCTCGGTTCAAATGGGCGGCATGGCAGCCGCCATCGAAACCTATGACACGGTCCCCACTCCGAACGTGATCATCCTGGAAACCGAAGGCCGCAGCGACATCCTGGCCGGCCTCGACCAACTCGCCACCGTGTGCGATGCCGGAACCCGTGTCGTCGTGATCGGTAATCCCAACGATGCGGCGCCTTATCGCGAACTGGTGCGTCGCGGCGTCAACGACTATGTCGTCGGACCGGTCGATACGCTTGATGTGGTGCGCTCGATTTGCAGCCTGTTCTCGGCGTCGGAGGCTGTAACCGCGGGCCGGATCATCGCAGTCGTCGGAGCCAAGGGTGGCGTCGGCGCATCCACCGTCGCGCACAACGTGGCTTGGGCGATCGCCCGTGACCTCGCGATGGATTCGGTGGTCATCGATCTCGACCTCGCATTTGGCACCGCCGGTCTCAACTACAACCAGGATCCATTGCAGGGCATCGCCAACGCGGTCTTCTCGCCTGATCGGCTCGATACCGCGGTCGTTGAACGCTTGCTGGCGAAATGCACCGACCGCCTCAGCCTGCTGGCGTCGCCGGCGTCGCTCGATCGGGTCTACGATTTCGGCGCGGAAGCGTTTGATTCGATCTTCGATACATTGCGCATGACAACGCCCTGCGTCGTGCTGGACGTTCCGCACCAATGGTCGGGATGGACCAAGCGCGCGCTGGTCGGCGCGGACGACATTCTGATCGTTGCCGAGCCGGATCTCGCCAATCTACGCAATACCAAGAACATGTTGAACATGCTGAAGGGGTCGCGGCCCAACGACCGCATGCCGCTATATTGCCTCAATCAGGTCGGCATGCCGAAGCGCCCCGAAATCGACGCGCGCGGATTCGCCAAGACCGTCGAGAACCAGTCGATCGCTTCCATCCCGTTCGATTCGCGCATGTTCGGCACGGCGGCCAACAACGGCCAGATGATCGCGGAAATCTCCGCCAATCATCGCACAGCCAAGATGTTTCTGCAGATCGCGCGGCGGCTGACGGGCCGCGAAGAAGCCAAAAAACCGCAGCGTTCGTTGCTATCGCCGATCATGAAGAAGCTGCGCGCAAAGTAA
- a CDS encoding CpaD family pilus assembly protein yields the protein MTDITPIDRHRTLRLLGALAGLSVALGACTNTGTEVVTASVPDDYRLRHPITIHEADQSVVIFVGHARGGLSASQRADVIGLAQTWRREATGAIVADVPVGTPNAAAAADAFREIQSLLTAAGVPPRGVTVHRYRPDDPRQLAAIRLNYPKISAVAGPCGLWPEDVGPSIADPSYSENKQYYNFGCANQRNLAAMIDNPADLVQPRSETPAYTARRTEGFEKYRKGNATTTAYPEADKAELSDAGK from the coding sequence ATGACAGACATAACACCGATCGATCGCCATCGAACCCTGCGCCTGCTCGGTGCGCTCGCTGGTCTTTCCGTCGCGCTGGGTGCGTGCACAAATACTGGCACGGAAGTCGTGACCGCGAGCGTTCCGGACGATTACCGCCTGCGTCATCCGATCACAATTCATGAAGCGGATCAGTCGGTCGTGATCTTCGTCGGGCATGCGCGAGGCGGCCTGTCTGCATCCCAACGCGCCGACGTGATCGGGCTGGCGCAGACCTGGCGCCGTGAAGCAACCGGCGCGATCGTTGCCGATGTGCCGGTCGGCACCCCGAACGCGGCCGCCGCCGCGGATGCGTTTCGCGAAATTCAATCGTTGCTGACGGCAGCCGGTGTGCCGCCGCGAGGGGTCACGGTCCATCGCTATCGGCCAGACGATCCGCGCCAACTGGCGGCGATCCGGCTGAATTATCCGAAAATCTCGGCCGTCGCCGGACCCTGCGGCCTGTGGCCGGAGGATGTCGGACCGTCGATCGCAGACCCCAGCTATTCCGAGAACAAGCAATACTACAATTTCGGTTGCGCCAACCAACGCAACCTCGCGGCGATGATCGACAACCCCGCGGATCTCGTGCAACCGCGGTCCGAAACTCCCGCCTACACAGCGCGGCGCACCGAAGGTTTCGAAAAATATCGCAAAGGCAACGCGACCACGACCGCCTATCCGGAGGCCGACAAGGCCGAACTCAGCGATGCAGGCAAATGA
- a CDS encoding type II and III secretion system protein family protein, whose translation MKCRGNQPTIRALLVRVLSFSAVAALALNLTPTPVAATDSHPVTIAASGQKSRFLSLGIGKSVVIDMPRDIKDMLVADPKVANAVVHSAQRAYIIGTAVGQTNVVFFDSDGQQIAAYDIAVTRDLNGVRATLKQALPTADVQIEGVGDGVVLTGSVSSPIEAQQAGDVAARLVGGADKVVNSIVVRGRDQVMLKVTVAEVARSIIKQMGIDLSAKLNYGNTVVTFNNSNPFTANGGPLVSGNNLTGTFGSAPSVTATMRAMESAGLIHTLAEPNLTAISGESATFIAGGEFPIPTGVTCQTTAAGSVGQCAPSIAFKKFGISLNFTPVVLAEGRISLRVMTEVSEVSSENSISISGISVPSIKTRRAETTLEIPSGGSMAMAGLIQDQTKQAVNGMPGVDQLPVLGALFRSQDYVNNQTELMVLVTPYIVRAVAQKELSRPDDGFAPASDSQSALLARINRIYGVSGRVEQVAGYPCNFGFITD comes from the coding sequence ATGAAGTGCAGGGGAAATCAGCCGACGATTCGGGCTTTGCTGGTCCGCGTCCTGTCGTTCTCGGCTGTCGCCGCGTTAGCGCTTAATCTCACTCCGACGCCCGTTGCGGCGACCGATTCCCACCCCGTCACGATTGCCGCCAGCGGACAAAAGTCGCGCTTCCTGTCACTCGGGATCGGCAAATCGGTCGTTATCGATATGCCGCGCGACATCAAGGATATGCTGGTCGCCGATCCCAAGGTTGCAAACGCGGTCGTCCATTCGGCGCAGCGCGCCTATATCATCGGCACGGCGGTTGGCCAGACCAACGTCGTGTTCTTCGATTCCGACGGCCAGCAGATCGCCGCCTATGATATCGCGGTGACGCGCGACCTCAACGGCGTCCGCGCCACCCTGAAACAAGCGCTGCCGACCGCCGACGTCCAGATCGAAGGCGTCGGCGATGGCGTGGTGCTGACCGGCTCGGTATCGAGTCCGATCGAAGCGCAACAGGCGGGCGATGTCGCCGCACGGCTGGTCGGCGGAGCCGACAAGGTCGTCAACTCGATCGTGGTCAGGGGTCGCGACCAGGTGATGTTGAAAGTCACGGTCGCTGAAGTCGCCCGTTCGATCATCAAGCAGATGGGCATCGATCTCAGCGCCAAACTGAATTACGGCAACACGGTCGTGACCTTCAACAATTCGAACCCGTTCACCGCAAACGGTGGGCCGCTGGTCTCGGGCAACAATCTTACGGGCACGTTCGGCTCCGCTCCATCGGTCACCGCGACAATGCGTGCGATGGAAAGCGCGGGCCTGATTCATACGCTGGCTGAACCGAACCTGACCGCCATCTCGGGCGAGTCCGCAACCTTCATCGCTGGCGGCGAGTTTCCGATTCCAACCGGCGTGACCTGCCAAACCACGGCGGCAGGATCGGTCGGGCAATGCGCCCCGTCGATCGCGTTCAAGAAGTTTGGCATCTCGCTCAATTTCACCCCGGTCGTGCTTGCCGAGGGCCGGATCAGCCTGCGGGTGATGACCGAAGTGTCCGAGGTCTCGAGCGAGAATTCGATCAGCATCAGTGGAATTTCGGTACCTTCGATCAAGACCCGCCGCGCGGAGACGACGCTGGAGATTCCGTCGGGCGGCTCCATGGCGATGGCTGGCCTGATCCAGGATCAGACCAAGCAAGCCGTCAACGGAATGCCCGGCGTGGATCAGTTGCCCGTTCTTGGAGCGCTTTTCAGAAGCCAGGATTACGTCAACAACCAGACCGAGCTGATGGTGTTGGTGACGCCCTATATCGTTCGGGCGGTTGCCCAGAAGGAGCTGTCGCGCCCCGATGACGGGTTTGCGCCCGCATCGGATTCCCAATCGGCGCTGCTGGCCCGCATCAATCGAATTTACGGCGTTTCCGGCCGCGTCGAACAGGTCGCAGGCTATCCGTGCAATTTCGGCTTTATCACTGACTGA
- the cpaB gene encoding Flp pilus assembly protein CpaB produces the protein MNTARIVVLIIALGAGGVAAYLASGAPGNKPPPAEPVAAQLQTVDVLVAKSDIGLGQSLKPEDLQWQTWPAATASNTFIRRNDRPDATTQIAGSIARAPFIAGEPIREQKLVKSNGSGFMAAILPAGMRAVSTEISPETGAGGFILPNDRVDVIRSGRLKNPDHTDPNEIVVSEIILANVRVLAIDQAPKEKDGQNSVLGKTVTLELTPQQTATLSAARQSGSLSLALRSIADVNIVESNADDQTPKRSNSINVIRYGVPTQATIQK, from the coding sequence ATGAATACTGCACGCATCGTCGTCCTGATCATCGCTCTCGGTGCCGGCGGTGTCGCCGCATATCTTGCGAGTGGTGCGCCTGGAAATAAGCCTCCCCCGGCCGAACCGGTCGCCGCCCAGCTGCAAACCGTGGACGTTCTGGTTGCGAAATCCGATATTGGACTCGGCCAATCGCTCAAGCCGGAGGACCTGCAGTGGCAGACCTGGCCGGCGGCTACCGCGAGCAACACTTTCATCCGCCGCAACGATCGCCCCGACGCCACAACCCAGATCGCCGGTTCGATCGCGCGCGCGCCATTCATCGCGGGCGAGCCGATCCGTGAGCAGAAACTGGTCAAGAGCAATGGATCGGGCTTCATGGCGGCAATCCTGCCTGCGGGGATGCGCGCCGTTTCGACCGAAATCTCACCCGAAACCGGCGCCGGCGGCTTCATCCTGCCGAACGACCGCGTCGACGTCATTCGTTCAGGGCGCCTGAAGAATCCGGACCACACCGACCCGAACGAGATCGTTGTTTCGGAAATCATCCTGGCTAACGTCCGGGTTCTTGCGATCGACCAGGCGCCAAAGGAAAAAGACGGCCAGAACTCTGTTCTCGGCAAGACCGTCACCCTCGAATTAACGCCCCAGCAAACCGCAACGCTCAGCGCCGCGCGTCAGAGCGGCTCGCTGTCGCTCGCGCTGCGCAGCATTGCCGATGTCAACATCGTCGAGAGCAACGCCGACGATCAAACTCCCAAACGCAGCAACAGCATCAACGTCATTCGATACGGCGTCCCCACCCAGGCGACCATACAGAAGTGA
- the gshB gene encoding glutathione synthase, which translates to MNLNVAVQMDPIARINIRGDSTFALLLEAQKRGHRLSYYTPDKLSLRGEELAAPVQSLTVRDEIGDHFTLGEPKRQPLAAFDVVLLRQDPPFDLAYITSTHFLERIHPKTLVVNNPASVRNAPEKIFVMDFPHLMPPTLISRDLDEINAFRDEHGAVVMKPLHGHGGAAVFRVMPQDMNFGSLFDMFSVTFREPWVIQRFLPEVKHGDKRIILVDGEFAGAVNRVPAADDLRSNMVRGGAAQATELSPREREICATIGPALRERGLLFVGIDVIDGYLTEINVTSPTGIRAIARLGGPDIAAKIWDTIEAKQAKA; encoded by the coding sequence ATGAACCTGAATGTCGCCGTCCAGATGGACCCCATCGCGCGTATCAACATCCGCGGCGATTCAACTTTTGCGCTGCTGCTGGAGGCCCAAAAGCGCGGTCACCGGCTTTCCTACTACACGCCCGACAAACTCTCGCTACGCGGGGAGGAATTGGCGGCGCCGGTCCAGTCGCTCACCGTACGCGACGAGATTGGCGATCATTTCACGCTGGGCGAGCCGAAGCGCCAGCCGCTTGCGGCCTTCGACGTCGTCCTGCTGCGGCAGGACCCGCCGTTCGATCTTGCATACATCACCTCGACCCATTTTCTCGAGCGGATCCACCCGAAAACGCTGGTCGTGAACAATCCCGCCAGCGTGCGCAACGCGCCGGAAAAGATATTCGTGATGGATTTTCCGCATTTGATGCCGCCGACTTTGATTTCCCGCGATCTCGACGAGATCAACGCGTTCCGGGATGAGCACGGCGCGGTGGTGATGAAGCCGCTGCACGGCCATGGCGGCGCTGCGGTGTTTCGCGTCATGCCGCAGGACATGAATTTCGGTTCGCTGTTCGACATGTTCTCGGTGACGTTTCGCGAGCCGTGGGTAATCCAGCGCTTCCTTCCCGAGGTCAAACATGGTGACAAACGCATCATCCTGGTCGACGGCGAATTCGCCGGCGCGGTCAATCGCGTGCCTGCGGCTGACGATCTGCGTTCCAACATGGTTCGCGGCGGCGCGGCTCAGGCAACTGAACTGTCGCCGCGCGAGCGCGAGATCTGCGCGACAATCGGCCCGGCGCTGCGCGAGCGCGGCCTGCTGTTTGTCGGCATCGACGTCATCGACGGCTACTTGACCGAAATCAATGTGACGTCACCAACAGGCATCCGCGCGATCGCGCGGCTCGGCGGGCCCGACATCGCAGCGAAAATCTGGGACACGATCGAGGCGAAGCAGGCAAAAGCCTAG
- a CDS encoding YraN family protein, producing the protein MAKSDDISAQTGAAPAKVAAPARVAAFRTGLSAEARAAAYLMAKGYRILAKRFRTPYGEIDLVARRRNLLVFVEVKARASLDDAAYAVTPRQQRRIIDAAQAWLMAHPEHAEFDLRFDAMLIAPRRLPRHLLAAFDAST; encoded by the coding sequence ATGGCGAAGAGTGACGATATCAGCGCCCAAACGGGGGCCGCACCGGCGAAGGTCGCCGCGCCCGCGCGCGTCGCGGCGTTTCGTACCGGCCTCTCCGCTGAAGCCCGTGCCGCCGCCTATCTGATGGCCAAGGGCTATCGCATTCTCGCCAAACGCTTTCGCACGCCCTATGGCGAGATCGATCTGGTGGCGCGACGGCGCAATTTACTTGTCTTTGTCGAGGTCAAGGCCCGCGCCAGCCTCGATGACGCCGCCTATGCCGTGACACCGCGCCAGCAGCGGCGCATCATCGATGCTGCCCAGGCCTGGCTGATGGCGCATCCCGAACATGCCGAATTCGACCTGCGTTTTGATGCCATGCTGATTGCGCCACGGCGCTTGCCGCGCCATCTGTTAGCAGCCTTCGACGCCAGCACGTAA
- the rsmI gene encoding 16S rRNA (cytidine(1402)-2'-O)-methyltransferase has product MRAKAASTDTSEGVAGFTARTFSIGGQVLNAPKAAPGLHLVATPIGNLGDITLRALETLAGVDVIACEDTRITRRLTERYAISAQLKPYHEHNAATARPKILERLAQGASIALVSDAGTPLISDPGFKLVREVCAAGHAVIALPGPSSVLAALAVAALPTDRFFFEGFLPAKETARRTRLAELAKIDATLVMFESGNRVQDTLADLAEAMGARDAAICRELTKMHEDVKRAPIAELARAADTLETRGEFVLVVGPPPADAQIMAKDELDDLLRSRLRYDSVKDTVAHAVELSGRPRREIYARALELAKEAAMEGEDGEE; this is encoded by the coding sequence ATGCGCGCAAAAGCTGCCTCGACAGATACCTCGGAAGGCGTAGCGGGTTTCACCGCCCGCACCTTTTCCATTGGCGGCCAGGTCCTGAACGCCCCAAAAGCGGCGCCCGGCCTGCATCTGGTGGCGACCCCGATCGGCAATCTCGGCGACATCACCCTGCGCGCGCTGGAAACACTGGCCGGCGTCGACGTCATCGCCTGCGAGGATACCCGCATCACCCGCCGGCTGACCGAGCGCTACGCGATATCGGCGCAGCTAAAACCCTATCACGAGCACAATGCGGCGACCGCGCGGCCGAAAATCCTGGAGCGGCTGGCGCAAGGCGCCTCCATCGCACTGGTTTCGGACGCCGGCACGCCCCTGATTTCCGATCCCGGCTTCAAGCTGGTGCGCGAGGTCTGCGCGGCCGGCCATGCCGTGATCGCGTTGCCCGGGCCTTCCTCGGTGCTGGCGGCACTCGCGGTGGCGGCGCTGCCGACCGACCGGTTCTTCTTCGAGGGATTTCTGCCGGCCAAGGAGACCGCGCGCCGGACGCGGTTGGCCGAACTCGCAAAGATCGACGCGACACTGGTCATGTTCGAGTCCGGAAACCGCGTGCAGGATACGCTTGCCGATCTCGCCGAGGCCATGGGCGCGCGCGACGCCGCGATCTGCCGCGAACTCACCAAGATGCACGAAGACGTCAAGCGCGCACCGATTGCCGAATTGGCGCGGGCTGCGGACACGCTGGAGACGCGAGGAGAATTTGTTCTGGTGGTCGGCCCGCCGCCGGCCGATGCGCAAATCATGGCCAAGGACGAGCTGGACGACTTGCTGCGAAGCCGGCTCAGGTACGACAGCGTCAAGGATACGGTCGCGCATGCGGTCGAACTCTCGGGCCGGCCGCGCCGCGAAATCTATGCCCGCGCGCTTGAACTCGCCAAGGAAGCGGCCATGGAAGGCGAAGATGGCGAAGAGTGA
- a CDS encoding penicillin-binding protein activator produces MVGPFNRKSQPAGATRRTAVGLILGAPLLGACAGGQFSNAFSSQPGPAPGPAGPPQQPLAVGNGQVKVGLLLPLSAAGNAGVAAQSMKNAAEMALAEFQNPNIQLLIKDDAGSPQGAQQGTQQALDEGAEIILGPLFAVSVPATAQLARGRGIPVIAFSTDSSVAGRGVYLLSFLPESDVNRIIEYSTSIGKRSFAALLPDNAYGNVVEAAFKQAVPRRGGRIAAFEKYGADRATAARNVAQTLNTADALFIADDGDSVVSVADALTAAGANLRNVQLLGTGLWDNPRVFASAALQGGLYAAPDPAGFRSFSGRYRAKYGSDPVRTATLAYDAVALVAALARTQGTQRFSSDVLTNPSGFAGIDGLFRFRADGTNERGLAVMRVGSGGGVAVAGSPKSFGA; encoded by the coding sequence ATGGTGGGCCCGTTCAATCGCAAATCCCAGCCTGCCGGAGCAACCCGGCGGACCGCGGTTGGCTTGATCCTTGGCGCCCCCTTGCTTGGGGCCTGCGCCGGCGGCCAGTTTTCCAACGCGTTCAGTTCACAGCCTGGCCCTGCTCCTGGCCCTGCCGGTCCACCGCAGCAGCCGCTCGCGGTCGGCAACGGGCAGGTCAAGGTCGGGTTGCTCCTGCCGCTGTCGGCGGCCGGCAATGCCGGCGTCGCGGCGCAGTCGATGAAGAATGCCGCCGAGATGGCGCTGGCGGAATTCCAGAATCCCAACATCCAGCTCCTGATCAAGGATGACGCCGGCAGCCCGCAAGGCGCGCAGCAGGGAACGCAGCAGGCGCTCGACGAAGGCGCAGAGATCATCCTAGGCCCGCTATTCGCAGTGTCGGTGCCGGCGACCGCGCAACTGGCCCGCGGACGTGGCATCCCGGTGATCGCGTTCTCGACTGATTCGAGCGTGGCCGGCCGCGGCGTCTATCTCCTGAGCTTCCTGCCGGAGTCCGACGTCAACCGGATCATCGAATATTCGACCAGCATCGGCAAACGCTCGTTCGCGGCGCTGCTGCCCGATAATGCCTATGGCAATGTGGTCGAAGCCGCTTTCAAGCAGGCCGTGCCACGGCGCGGTGGGCGCATTGCGGCATTTGAAAAGTATGGCGCTGATCGTGCGACGGCCGCGCGCAATGTGGCGCAGACGTTGAACACAGCGGACGCACTCTTTATCGCCGATGACGGTGATTCGGTGGTTTCGGTGGCCGATGCGCTGACCGCGGCGGGCGCGAATTTGCGGAACGTCCAGCTGCTCGGCACCGGTCTGTGGGACAATCCGCGCGTGTTCGCGAGCGCTGCCTTGCAGGGCGGCCTCTATGCCGCGCCGGATCCTGCCGGCTTCCGAAGCTTTTCCGGCCGCTACCGCGCCAAATACGGCTCGGATCCGGTCCGAACCGCGACGCTCGCCTATGACGCGGTGGCGCTTGTCGCAGCATTGGCGCGAACGCAGGGCACGCAGCGTTTTTCATCTGACGTGCTGACCAACCCGTCCGGTTTTGCGGGTATTGACGGCCTGTTTCGATTTCGCGCCGACGGCACCAATGAACGCGGCCTCGCGGTCATGCGCGTCGGATCGGGCGGCGGCGTGGCGGTCGCGGGCTCGCCGAAGAGCTTTGGGGCGTAG
- the hemW gene encoding radical SAM family heme chaperone HemW has product MSRAEREAFGVYVHWPFCLSKCPYCDFNSHVRHAPIDEERFARAFAREIETTAARTPGREVSSIFLGGGTPSLMQPQTVGAILDAIGKHWRVADGAEVTLEANPTSVEATRFRGYRTAGVNRVSLGVQALDDASLKALGRLHTAREALDAVAIARTAFDRYSFDLIYARPDQTPQMWADELKLAISEAAEHLSLYQLTIEEGTPFFGLHAAGKLKTPDETVARALYDITQEVCAAQGLPAYEISNHARAGAECQHNLVYWRGAEYAGIGPGAHGRLDIGGVRHAIATEKRPETWLMRVESMGHGVVTDDSLNSEERADEFLLMGLRLTEGIDPKRYAALSGRTLDPHRIAILSEEGAITVDADGRLRVTQAGFPVLDAVVADLAA; this is encoded by the coding sequence TTGAGCCGCGCTGAACGAGAAGCCTTCGGCGTTTATGTGCATTGGCCGTTTTGCCTGTCGAAATGCCCTTATTGCGATTTCAACAGCCATGTCCGGCATGCGCCGATCGACGAAGAACGGTTTGCGCGCGCCTTTGCACGCGAGATCGAGACCACCGCGGCGCGAACGCCCGGCCGTGAGGTGTCATCGATTTTTCTGGGCGGCGGCACGCCGTCACTGATGCAGCCGCAGACCGTCGGCGCGATCCTGGATGCGATCGGAAAGCATTGGCGCGTGGCCGATGGTGCCGAAGTCACGCTGGAAGCCAACCCGACAAGCGTCGAGGCGACGCGGTTTCGCGGCTATCGCACGGCGGGCGTCAACCGGGTTTCGCTTGGCGTCCAGGCGCTGGACGACGCGTCGCTGAAGGCACTGGGACGCCTGCACACCGCACGCGAGGCGCTGGATGCGGTCGCGATCGCACGCACTGCCTTCGATCGCTACTCGTTCGATCTGATTTACGCCCGCCCCGATCAGACCCCGCAGATGTGGGCCGATGAATTGAAGCTGGCGATTTCGGAAGCGGCCGAGCATCTGTCGCTCTATCAGCTCACGATCGAAGAAGGCACACCGTTCTTTGGCCTGCATGCCGCCGGCAAACTGAAGACGCCGGATGAAACCGTCGCGCGGGCGCTGTACGACATCACGCAAGAGGTTTGCGCCGCGCAGGGATTACCGGCCTACGAGATTTCCAACCACGCGCGCGCAGGCGCCGAGTGCCAGCACAATCTGGTCTACTGGCGCGGCGCGGAATATGCCGGGATCGGTCCCGGCGCGCATGGCCGCCTCGATATCGGCGGCGTCAGACATGCCATCGCAACCGAAAAGCGGCCGGAGACCTGGCTGATGCGGGTCGAGTCGATGGGACATGGCGTTGTCACCGACGATTCGCTGAACAGCGAAGAGCGCGCCGACGAATTCCTGCTGATGGGTTTGCGTCTTACCGAGGGCATCGATCCCAAACGTTACGCCGCGTTATCGGGCCGTACGCTCGATCCGCATCGGATCGCCATCCTCAGCGAGGAGGGCGCCATCACCGTCGATGCCGACGGGCGGCTGCGGGTGACGCAAGCCGGATTTCCGGTGCTGGATGCGGTGGTGGCCGATCTGGCCGCGTAA